One part of the Chloroflexia bacterium SDU3-3 genome encodes these proteins:
- the add gene encoding adenosine deaminase, with protein sequence MPKVETHLHLEGSIQPATLLRIARRNGVHIPAHDEAGVAQLFRYQHFHDFLGVFMVLAKVLVRGEDFELIAYELGHHLADQQVRYAEVMISPSQYYNRGMDLDEVVQGAAAGFARAQAERGTQVCLAFDYGRQFGTAHAWPLVEVAIRNRKHSLVAWSIGGDELHYPPEPFAEVFAAARRGGLHLMAHAGEVVGPASVWGAARTLGAERLGHGIRSVGDPALLEYLRAQHVVLDVCPSSNLLTGAVARIEDHPLRMLFDAGVPVTINTDDPTFFATTLCDEYRLAASAFGFSAGELATTVRTAAGATFLPAEERRQLVERVSRELDALQHELGLP encoded by the coding sequence ATGCCGAAGGTGGAGACCCATCTGCACCTCGAAGGCTCCATCCAGCCTGCGACGCTGCTGCGGATCGCGCGGCGCAACGGCGTGCACATCCCCGCGCACGACGAGGCGGGCGTCGCGCAGCTGTTCCGCTACCAGCACTTCCACGATTTCCTGGGCGTGTTTATGGTGCTGGCCAAGGTGCTGGTGCGCGGCGAGGACTTCGAGCTGATCGCCTATGAGCTGGGGCACCACCTGGCCGACCAGCAGGTGCGCTACGCCGAGGTGATGATCTCGCCCAGCCAGTACTACAACCGCGGCATGGATCTGGATGAGGTGGTGCAGGGCGCGGCGGCGGGCTTCGCGCGGGCGCAGGCCGAGCGCGGCACGCAGGTGTGCCTGGCCTTCGACTACGGCCGGCAGTTTGGCACCGCCCACGCCTGGCCGCTGGTCGAGGTGGCCATCCGCAACCGCAAGCACTCGCTCGTGGCCTGGTCGATCGGCGGCGACGAGCTGCACTACCCACCCGAACCATTCGCCGAGGTGTTCGCGGCGGCGCGGCGCGGCGGCCTGCACCTGATGGCCCACGCGGGCGAGGTGGTGGGGCCTGCCAGCGTGTGGGGGGCCGCGCGCACACTGGGGGCCGAGCGACTGGGCCACGGCATCCGCAGCGTGGGCGACCCAGCGCTGCTGGAGTACCTGCGCGCCCAGCACGTGGTGCTGGATGTCTGCCCGTCGAGCAACCTGCTGACCGGCGCGGTGGCCCGGATCGAGGATCACCCGCTGCGCATGCTGTTCGACGCCGGCGTGCCGGTGACGATCAACACCGACGACCCAACCTTCTTCGCCACCACGCTCTGCGACGAGTACCGGCTAGCTGCCAGCGCCTTTGGGTTCAGCGCGGGCGAGCTGGCGACGACTGTGCGCACCGCAGCAGGCGCGACCTTCCTACCCGCCGAGGAGCGGCGGCAGCTGGTCGAGCGCGTCTCGCGCGAGCTGGATGCGCTGCAGCACGAGCTAGGGCTGCCCTAG